The window CCAATCATACCAAAGACTCTAAAAACGGGACCTGGTGCCTCTCAGCTTGGGAAACATTATGGAGatggattgggggtaaggccctgcgacaGACTTGTGTCCTATCCAGGgggtgtacatcaagctgcctcatgctacaaaaacaggagataggctcctgccctatgggccattGTGGCTTGGACAAGCCCACCACCACCCAGAGCAGAAACAGTATTGACCAGAAATACAGAGATGTTAGTGCTTTGCACCAGACAACCAGTGATTCTACGGCCAGCCGCAGAACGCGTCGCACCCGAGTAGCTGAGCTCAGGAGTAGGGAGAGAGCGGGAGCAAGTGAGCTTGTGTGGAAGAAGACCAACACCATCAACTTCCATCAACGACCCTGGACCACACAGAACACCAACGAGACCACTGGACACAGTCTGCACAAGTGCACCGGAGAGGCTTGTGTTATGGTCAGCTTGGAACCCACTGCTACCCAGGTAGCTACAAACAACACtaaccaactcagtggccttgtcgttagcgtgtccgccctgagattggaaggtcggGTGGTTTATCCGCGGTCCAATCATACCAAAGACTCTAAAAACGGGACCTGGTGCCTCTCAGCTTGGGAAACATTATGGAGatggattgggggtaaggccctgcgacaGACTTGTGTCCTATCCAGGgggtgtacatcaagctgcctcatgctacaaaaacaggagataggctcctgccctatgggccattGTGGCTTGGACAAGCCCATCACCACCCAGACCAGAAACAGTATTGACCAGAAATACAGAGATGTTAGTGCTTTGCACCAGACAACCAGTGATTCTACGGCCAGCCGCAGAACGCGTCGCCCCCGAGTAGCTGAGCTCAGGAGTAGGGAGAGAGCGGGAGCAAGTGAGCTTGTGTGGAAGAAGACCAACACCATCAACTTCCTTCAACGACCCTGGACCACACAGAACACCAACGAGACCACTGGACACAGTTTGCACAAGTGCACCGGAGAGGCTTGTGTTATGGTCAGCTTGGAACCCACTGCTACCCGGGTAGCTACAAACAACACtaaccaactcagtggccttgtcgTTAGCGTGTCctccctgagattggaaggtcggGTGGTTTATCCGCGGTCCAATCATACCAAAGACTCTAAAAACGGGACCCGGTGCCTCTCAGCTTGGCACACATTAAGGAGatggattgggggtaaggccctgcgacaGACTTGTGTCCTATCCAGGgggtgtacatcaagctgcctcatgctacaaaaacaggagataggctcctgccctatgggccattGTGGCTTGGACAAGCCCACCACCACCCAGACCAGAAACAGTATTGACCAGAAATACAGAGATGTTAGTGCTTTGCACCAGACAACCAGTGATTCTACGGCCAGCCTCAGAACGCTTCGCCCCCGAGTAGCTGAGCTCAGTAGTAGGGAGAGAGCGGGAGCAAGTGAGCTTGTGTGGAAGAAGATGGTGGAAGTGATTAATGGggcagaagagaggaggatagaggctGCATGCTGCATGTTTCTGGCTCTCTGCTGCTGGTTGTACGGAATGGGCCTGCTGCTCACCATCAGTGTGAGAGGACTACTGCAGGTAATGTGATGTGAAAGAGAGATTAGGGGTATGAGGGGGTCTGAGAAAGGCTTTAAGAACAACAATAGAATAGGTCCAAATAGTGACATTTACCCTTTGtagttatatatatattgccTAAGCTGACATACAGTATTACTTACATGTCACTGTAAAGACTTAAGAAATCACTGCATTGTTATCAATTCATTTGACCTTGGAACATGAATTAAAATATGGTTTTGTTTTCCTAATAATTTGTTTCCATAGATAATGGTCGCATTAGAGCTCCATGGAGATGAGCaaaaggagagaggagctgagagggagacagacagctgTAAAGATGCTCAAACCGCACCAGTTTTGGTGACCACCCGTGGTTCAACTAAGAAGAGAGCCCGCCGCCTCCGCCGTCAGTCCAACAAGGGGAAACACTGAATAACGTGCCCATACAGGACATTGTTCATTTGCATTCCAAATAATACAATATCATATTTTCTAATAAATGATACTTGTTTTAGCATCATCTGTTTCTCAGTTCTTATTTTGTTATAGGAGTAGTTTGAAGAGGTTTGAAAATAATCACGAAATGACCACAAAATGACCACGAAATGTAAAAAGTATAGTAGCCATTTagaatatgtaaaacaaaataCCACAGAAAGAAATAACATATTTCAGTTGATTTATAAAACACAACAGGGGCTTATACATGCTTATAACAACTACCAATGCATTATACCTGAATGCTTTAAGTAAAGTTTTACCGTCATATACAGCTGAAGCTGAAATGAAAGCCTTTTTAGATTCACTGTTGTTGCCCATCACCCTGTGCTGgggttttgagagagagagagagagagagagagagagagagagagagagagagagagagagagagagagaacagtctgcagcacccggcctcaccctactagaatctgaagtcaaatgtctttatgtttgctgatgatctggtgcttctgtcaccaaccaaggagggcctacagcagcacctagatcttctgcacagattctgtcagacctgggccctgacagttgccaggaccacaaatacaaattccatctagacaccgttgccctagagcacacaaaaaactatacatacctcggcctaaacatcagtgccacaggtaacttccacaaagctgtgaactatctgagagacaaggcatgaagggccttctatgccatcaaaaggaacataacatttgacataccaattaggatctggcaaaaatacttgaatcagttatagaacctattgccctttatggttgtgaggtctggggtccgctcaccaaccaagaattcacaaaatgggacaaacaccaaattgcagaattctgctaaaatatcctctgtgtacaacaaaaaacacaaaataatgcatgcagagcagaattaggacgatacccgctaattatcaaaatccagaaatgagccgttaaattctataaccacttaaaaggaagcgattcccaaaccttccataacaaagccatcacctacagagagattaacttggataagagtatatggatggtgttaagagatagatgggaggtattgaatggagttgaaggatgggactaataacaaataacaacaaataataacaagataactaataatgtaagcatactgtgtccataataagtatataggttgtatgttgggagcttttgggaaagagcacagttagaaagatatggcatatagaagcaaaccggatggacatcatgaaaatgatcggagaggttgagagtagaagttcaggagcaaaaaacaaaaaaaactaataaaatagaattattgtaaaattgactgtgtccataaggtgtagatagtaagtataggctggaagtagaggcctgggcattgttgttcactaatttaccccaagtagggaaaggatggcggggttgaaaagtaataaaggggagtatatatataaaaaacatgggggattggaagtgatgcagacaattacattaatagaagttacaatctatctgcaatattaagctgatctaccccctgaaaaaaagaaaaaaaaagaaaaagaaacttggagaagagtcccctaagtaagctggtcctggggctctgttcacaaacacaaacagaccccacagagccccaggacaacaacaacaacacaattagacccaaccaattcatgagaaaacaaaaagtgaattacttgacacattggaaagaactaacaaaaaaacagagcaaactagaatgttatttggccctaaacagagagtacacagtggcagaatacctgaccactgtgactgacccaaacttaaggaaagctttgactttgtacagactcagtgagcatagccttgctattgagaaaggccgccgtaggcagacctggctctcaagagaagacaggctatgtgcacactgcccacaaaatgaggtggaaactgagctgcacttcctaccCTCCagacaaatgtatgaccatattagagacacatatttccctcagattacagagattcacaaagaattcgaaaacaaacccattttttataaactcccttatctactgggtgaaaaaccaccgtgtgccatcacagcagcaagatctgtgatctgttgccacaagaaaagggcaaccagtgaagaacaaacaccattgtaaatacaacgcATATTTATGTTgacttattttcccatttgtactttaactatttgcacattgttacaacactgtatatatacataatatgacatttgaaatgtctttattcttttggaacttctgagtgtaatgtttactgttaatatttattgtttatttcacttttgtttactatctacttcacttgctttggcaatgttaacatacatttcccatgccaataaagcccttaaattgaaaaattgaaattgaattgagagagagagagcagaaaagcCGGGACCCTCTGTCAGTTCAGTGAAGCAAAGAGGAAGGGTAACACAAGCCGACATGGAGAGGATTCgttggaagacacacacacacacacacacacacacacacacacacacacacacacacacacacacacacacacacacacacacacacacacacacacacacacacacacacacacacacacacacacacacacacacacacacacacacacacacacacacacacacacacacacacacacacacacacacacacacacacaaacacacaaacacacacacacacacacacacacacacacacacacacacacacacacacacacataaacacacaggaATACACATTTACTCGAAACACACATCACGCACCCTTCAACATCCACAAAGCTTGCAaacaacatgtgtgtgtgtgtgaactgaggCTGTGGGCCTGTGGGAGTCAGCAGAAGGTGAGCAGAGATAAGGCTGCATGATTGTGACTGTGTGTCAGAGGGAATCTGCACCGTAcaccacacaaactcacacactccctccccttctctctctctcaccccactctctctctgctgccgGAGCTGTGCCAGGGTGCTAGGGACAAAGCatggggtgtgtatgtgtgtgtgttggtctgagTCAGACCTTGCCCTAGCTGACCCATTCCTTAGACAGTGACGGTCAGTGGCCACGTCAGGCCTCATTCTGCCCATCCTTCTTAAAGACTGACTGGCCACAAGGCATTGGACTGGGCTCTGCGTGCTGGCTCACTGAAGCAATGAAGCAATCAGGAAAGGGAAAGGAGGACGGTTGGGAGGACTGCAGAAGAAGGGCGTCCACATGAGCAACAC is drawn from Coregonus clupeaformis isolate EN_2021a unplaced genomic scaffold, ASM2061545v1 scaf5751, whole genome shotgun sequence and contains these coding sequences:
- the LOC123490943 gene encoding uncharacterized protein LOC123490943, whose amino-acid sequence is MLQKQEIGSCPMGHCGLDKPITTQTRNSIDQKYRDVSALHQTTSDSTASRRTRRPRVAELRSRERAGASELVWKKTNTINFLQRPWTTQNTNETTGHSLHKCTGEACVMVSLEPTATRVATNNTNQLSGLVVSVSSLRLEGRVVYPRSNHTKDSKNGTRCLSAWHTLRRWIGGKALRQTCVLSRGCTSSCLMLQKQEIGSCPMGHCGLDKPTTTQTRNSIDQKYRDVSALHQTTSDSTASLRTLRPRVAELSSRERAGASELVWKKMVEVINGAEERRIEAACCMFLALCCWLYGMGLLLTISVRGLLQIMVALELHGDEQKERGAERETDSCKDAQTAPVLVTTRGSTKKRARRLRRQSNKGKH